One genomic region from Actinocatenispora thailandica encodes:
- a CDS encoding ROK family transcriptional regulator, with protein sequence MSRRRQPGTPRLLRALNDRAALELLLAHGPLTRAKLGELTGLSKVTASQLVERLEQRGLVERVGVSAGGRGPNAQLYAVVPSAAYVVGMAIGPHGVTAQAADLTGAEHGRIEVAADISDDPVGLVHEVLAQAAKAAEVPVGKIRHVVLGSPGVIDPRSGEVSFSWELPRWHRGLLAALTADLNRPVRIVNDVNLAAVAEHQLGAGAGVDDFVLLWCDRGMGVGVMLDGRLYQGVLGAAGEVGYLPVPGVELVHGVTRAHKAPYSALAGAEPIRALAREHGFRQRTAAAAVAAAVADPGQGGPLLDEIARRIALGAAAVSVVLDPGLVVLAGEVGSAGGDELAARVEREVRELAPVAPRVVGTTIAADPVLHGAVLTALESAREEIFEGNDADDAEPDPAP encoded by the coding sequence ATGAGTCGACGCCGACAGCCCGGCACGCCGCGGTTGTTACGAGCTCTTAATGACCGCGCTGCCCTCGAACTGCTGCTCGCGCACGGCCCGCTGACCCGGGCCAAGCTCGGCGAGCTGACCGGGCTGTCGAAGGTCACCGCGTCCCAGCTGGTCGAACGGTTGGAACAGCGCGGCCTGGTCGAACGGGTCGGCGTGTCCGCGGGCGGCCGCGGCCCGAACGCCCAGCTCTACGCGGTCGTGCCGTCCGCGGCGTACGTGGTGGGCATGGCGATCGGTCCGCACGGCGTCACCGCGCAGGCCGCCGACCTCACCGGCGCCGAACACGGCCGGATCGAGGTCGCCGCCGACATCTCCGACGACCCGGTCGGGCTGGTGCACGAGGTGCTCGCACAGGCGGCGAAGGCGGCCGAGGTGCCCGTCGGGAAGATCCGGCACGTGGTACTCGGATCGCCCGGCGTGATCGACCCGCGCTCCGGTGAGGTGTCGTTCTCCTGGGAACTGCCGCGCTGGCACCGCGGCCTGCTCGCCGCGCTCACCGCCGACCTGAACCGGCCGGTCCGCATCGTCAACGACGTGAACCTGGCCGCCGTCGCCGAACACCAGCTCGGCGCCGGCGCCGGCGTGGACGACTTCGTCCTGCTGTGGTGCGACCGCGGGATGGGTGTCGGCGTGATGCTCGACGGGCGGCTCTACCAGGGCGTACTCGGCGCCGCTGGCGAGGTCGGCTACCTTCCCGTGCCGGGCGTCGAGCTGGTGCACGGGGTCACCCGGGCGCACAAGGCGCCGTACAGTGCGCTCGCCGGGGCCGAGCCGATCCGGGCGCTGGCCCGCGAACACGGCTTCCGGCAGCGCACCGCCGCCGCCGCGGTGGCCGCCGCGGTCGCCGACCCGGGCCAGGGCGGGCCACTGCTGGACGAGATCGCCCGGCGCATCGCCCTCGGCGCCGCCGCCGTGTCGGTGGTGCTCGACCCCGGCCTGGTGGTGCTCGCCGGCGAGGTCGGTTCGGCCGGCGGCGACGAGCTCGCCGCCCGGGTCGAGCGCGAGGTGCGCGAGCTGGCGCCGGTCGCGCCGCGGGTCGTCGGTACCACCATCGCCGCCGACCCGGTGCTGCACGGTGCCGTGCTGACCGCGCTGGAGTCGGCGCGGGAGGAGATCTTCGAGGGCAACGACGCCGACGACGCCGAGCCGGATCCCGCGCCGTGA
- the glgP gene encoding alpha-glucan family phosphorylase: MRALRRFTVRATLPEPLAALDDIAVNLRWAWHPPTRDLFAAVDPAGWQAVGQDPVRLLAQVSAPRLAQLADDEQFRLRLDAVHADLHRYLTEPRWYQTLPADVPDAIAYFSPEFGITETLPQYSGGLGILAGDHLKAASDLGVPILGVGLLYRAGYFTQGLTADGWQTEQYPTLDPGRLPLDLLRDAAGVPVVIGVGLPEGRQLRAQIWQAHVGRVTLLLLDSDVPDNGPAERAVTDRLYGGGVDHRLVQEALLGIGGIRAVRAWCRVTGAPEPEVYHTNEGHAGFLGLERIRELVESADVDFDTALRIVRSGTVFTTHTPVPAGIDRFPRETIARFFGGDNASPGLPADRILALGAETDPAVFNMAHMGLRLAQHANGVSALHGRVSREMFASLWPGFDVAEVPITSVTNGVHGGTWVSRPGWQLAQRAGVDTSESAAAQTPYETDAFAKVAAMPDADLWAVRRELRADLVAEVRRRLRASALRRGATEAELGWVSDALDEDTLTIGFARRVPSYKRLTLMLADRARLERLLTATDRPVQIVIAGKAHPADEGGKRLIQEMVGFADDPRLRRRIVFLPDYDMRLARHLVAGCDVWLNNPQRPLEACGTSGMKSALNGGLNLSIRDGWWDELYDGRNGWAIPTAAGVADPGRRDALEAGALYELLEQQVVPLFYARGADGVPTGWVEAVRHTLTTLGPRVLAGRMLAEYVERLYLPAAVASRRMAADGGAPGRELAEFAGRATAAWPGVAVDQVEVDEQAVAALGGVLRVRARVRLDRLSPDEVQVQVCTGALGEDGSDELTAVSTEPMRVVDGDGDGYRYVADVPLTRAGAAGCTVRVLPAHPLLASPTDLPLIRYPDQS, translated from the coding sequence GTGAGAGCGCTCCGAAGGTTCACGGTCCGAGCCACCCTGCCCGAGCCGCTGGCCGCCCTGGACGACATTGCCGTCAACCTGCGCTGGGCCTGGCATCCGCCCACCCGCGACCTGTTCGCCGCGGTCGATCCGGCCGGCTGGCAGGCCGTCGGTCAGGACCCGGTCCGGCTGCTGGCGCAGGTGTCGGCGCCGCGGCTCGCCCAACTCGCGGACGACGAGCAGTTCCGGCTGCGGCTCGACGCGGTGCACGCCGACCTGCACCGCTACCTGACCGAACCCCGCTGGTACCAGACGCTGCCGGCCGACGTGCCGGACGCGATCGCGTACTTCTCGCCGGAGTTCGGCATCACCGAGACGCTGCCGCAGTACTCCGGCGGGCTCGGCATCCTGGCCGGTGACCACCTGAAGGCGGCGAGCGACCTGGGCGTGCCGATCCTCGGTGTCGGGTTGCTCTACCGCGCGGGCTACTTCACCCAGGGGCTGACCGCGGACGGCTGGCAGACCGAGCAGTACCCGACGCTGGATCCCGGCCGGTTGCCGCTGGACCTGCTGCGCGACGCCGCCGGGGTGCCGGTCGTCATCGGCGTCGGGCTGCCGGAGGGCCGGCAGCTGCGGGCGCAGATCTGGCAGGCCCACGTCGGCCGGGTGACGCTGCTGCTGCTCGACAGCGACGTGCCGGACAACGGCCCCGCCGAACGCGCCGTCACCGACCGGCTCTACGGCGGTGGCGTCGACCACCGGCTGGTCCAGGAGGCGCTGCTGGGCATCGGCGGCATCCGGGCGGTACGGGCCTGGTGCCGGGTCACCGGTGCGCCCGAGCCGGAGGTGTACCACACCAACGAGGGCCATGCCGGCTTCCTCGGGCTGGAACGCATCCGGGAACTCGTCGAGTCGGCCGACGTCGACTTCGACACCGCGCTGCGGATCGTCCGGTCCGGCACGGTGTTCACCACCCACACCCCGGTACCGGCGGGCATCGACCGGTTCCCGCGCGAGACGATCGCGCGGTTCTTCGGCGGTGACAACGCGAGCCCCGGCCTGCCGGCCGACCGGATCCTCGCGCTCGGCGCCGAGACCGACCCGGCCGTGTTCAACATGGCGCACATGGGGCTGCGGCTGGCGCAGCACGCCAACGGCGTGTCCGCGCTGCACGGCCGGGTCAGCCGGGAGATGTTCGCCTCGCTGTGGCCGGGCTTCGACGTCGCCGAGGTGCCCATCACCTCGGTCACCAACGGCGTGCACGGCGGTACCTGGGTGTCTCGTCCGGGGTGGCAGCTGGCGCAGCGCGCGGGCGTGGACACCTCGGAGTCCGCCGCCGCGCAGACCCCGTACGAGACCGACGCGTTCGCGAAGGTCGCCGCGATGCCGGACGCCGACCTGTGGGCGGTGCGCCGCGAGTTGCGCGCCGACCTGGTCGCCGAGGTACGCCGCCGGTTGCGGGCTTCGGCGTTGCGCCGGGGTGCCACCGAGGCCGAACTCGGCTGGGTGTCCGACGCTCTCGACGAGGACACGCTGACCATCGGGTTCGCCCGCCGGGTGCCGAGCTACAAGCGGCTGACCCTGATGCTCGCCGACCGGGCCCGGCTGGAGCGGTTGCTGACCGCCACCGACCGGCCGGTGCAGATCGTGATCGCCGGCAAGGCGCACCCGGCGGACGAGGGCGGCAAGCGGCTGATCCAGGAGATGGTCGGGTTCGCCGACGATCCCCGGCTGCGCCGCCGCATCGTGTTCCTGCCCGACTACGACATGCGGCTGGCCCGCCATCTCGTCGCCGGCTGCGACGTGTGGCTGAACAACCCGCAGCGACCGCTGGAGGCCTGCGGTACCTCCGGGATGAAGTCGGCGCTCAACGGTGGGCTCAACCTGTCCATCCGGGACGGCTGGTGGGACGAGCTGTACGACGGCCGCAACGGCTGGGCGATCCCCACCGCGGCCGGCGTCGCCGACCCCGGCCGGCGCGACGCGCTGGAGGCCGGTGCCCTGTACGAGCTGCTCGAACAGCAGGTGGTACCGCTGTTCTACGCGCGCGGCGCGGACGGGGTGCCCACCGGCTGGGTGGAGGCGGTCCGGCACACCCTGACCACGCTCGGCCCGCGGGTGCTCGCCGGCCGGATGCTCGCCGAGTACGTGGAGCGGCTCTACCTGCCGGCGGCGGTGGCGTCCCGCCGGATGGCCGCGGACGGCGGCGCACCGGGCCGTGAGCTCGCCGAGTTCGCCGGCCGGGCCACCGCCGCGTGGCCCGGCGTCGCGGTCGACCAGGTCGAGGTCGACGAGCAGGCCGTCGCGGCGCTCGGCGGGGTGCTGCGGGTCCGGGCCCGGGTCCGGCTCGACCGGCTGTCCCCGGACGAGGTGCAGGTCCAGGTGTGTACCGGTGCCCTCGGTGAGGACGGCTCGGACGAGCTGACCGCGGTGTCGACCGAGCCGATGCGGGTGGTCGACGGCGATGGCGACGGCTACCGCTACGTCGCGGACGTCCCGCTGACCCGCGCGGGCGCCGCCGGCTGCACGGTGCGGGTGCTGCCCGCTCATCCGCTGCTCGCCAGCCCGACGGATCTGCCCCTGATCCGCTACCCGGACCAGTCCTGA
- a CDS encoding GntR family transcriptional regulator, whose product MIEFHLDGRSGVAPYAQLVQQVRHALRLGMLREGDRLPTVKDVVGRLAINPNTVLKAYRELEHDGLVAARPGVGTFVTRTLADTTLAAHGPLRAELRRWLAKARRAGLDDESIEALFATTFRAAAGEGIA is encoded by the coding sequence ATGATCGAGTTCCACCTGGACGGCCGGTCCGGCGTCGCGCCGTACGCGCAGCTCGTCCAGCAGGTCCGGCACGCGTTGCGGCTGGGCATGCTGCGCGAGGGCGACCGGCTGCCGACGGTCAAGGACGTCGTCGGGCGACTGGCGATCAACCCCAACACCGTGCTCAAGGCGTACCGGGAGCTGGAACACGACGGGCTGGTCGCCGCGCGGCCCGGCGTCGGTACGTTCGTGACCCGCACGCTCGCCGACACCACCCTCGCCGCGCACGGCCCGCTGCGTGCGGAGCTGCGACGGTGGCTGGCCAAGGCGCGCCGGGCCGGGCTCGACGACGAGAGCATCGAGGCACTGTTCGCCACCACGTTTCGCGCGGCGGCCGGGGAGGGCATCGCATGA
- a CDS encoding ABC transporter ATP-binding protein → MTAVLETHGLGKRYRRRWALSDCTLEIPAGHVVGLVGPNGAGKSTLLNLAGGLLAPTAGTIEVCGGRPATGPAQLAKVGFVAQETPLYGGLSVADHLRLGARLNPRWDDAVARDRIRRLGLDPKQRAGRLSGGQRAQLALTLGLAKRPELLILDEPVAALDPLARREFLQDLMAAVAEHGLSVLLSSHLISDLERACDHLVVLVDSRLRLSGAIDTLLATHHLLTGPRRDPATLPADQEVVTASHTDRQSTLLVRTASPIHDPAWSVARLGLEDLVLAYLRGPADEPRRRKLEVLR, encoded by the coding sequence ATGACCGCCGTGCTGGAGACCCACGGCCTCGGCAAGCGGTACCGGCGGCGGTGGGCGTTGTCGGACTGCACGTTGGAGATACCCGCCGGGCACGTGGTGGGGCTCGTCGGCCCCAACGGCGCCGGCAAGAGCACGCTGCTCAACCTGGCCGGCGGCCTGCTGGCCCCGACCGCGGGGACGATCGAGGTGTGCGGCGGGCGACCGGCCACCGGCCCGGCGCAGCTGGCCAAGGTGGGTTTCGTCGCCCAGGAGACCCCGCTGTACGGCGGGCTCAGCGTCGCCGACCATCTGCGGCTCGGCGCGCGGCTCAACCCGCGGTGGGACGACGCCGTCGCGCGGGACCGGATCCGCCGCCTCGGGCTGGATCCGAAGCAGCGGGCCGGCAGGCTCTCCGGCGGCCAGCGCGCCCAGCTCGCGCTGACCCTGGGCCTGGCCAAGCGGCCGGAACTGCTGATCCTGGACGAGCCGGTGGCCGCGCTCGATCCGCTGGCCCGCCGGGAGTTCCTGCAGGATTTGATGGCGGCGGTCGCCGAGCACGGGTTGAGCGTCCTCCTCTCCTCGCATCTCATCTCCGACCTGGAACGCGCCTGTGACCACCTCGTCGTGCTGGTGGACTCCCGGCTGCGGCTGTCCGGTGCGATCGACACCCTGCTCGCCACCCATCACCTGCTGACCGGGCCCCGGCGGGACCCGGCGACCCTGCCCGCCGACCAGGAGGTCGTCACGGCAAGCCACACCGACCGGCAGAGCACCCTGCTGGTGCGCACCGCGTCGCCGATCCACGATCCGGCCTGGTCGGTCGCCCGGCTCGGCCTCGAGGACCTGGTTCTGGCATACCTGCGTGGACCCGCCGACGAACCCCGCCGCCGGAAGCTGGAGGTGCTGCGATGA
- a CDS encoding ABC transporter permease subunit, giving the protein MIWLTWRQYRVQALVVTAIVVAFAAVLLCTGPQLARLADESGNSFLAQASVGGTDPTVYRVGIGLLYLLPGAVGLFWGAPLVARELEASTYRLTWSQSVTRTRWLAVKLGVSALAAAVLAGIVGVGFTWWASPIDTDLDKGLTAGAFSMPRLSPLVFGAHGIVPVGYAVFALALGVAVGLVLRRSIPAMAVTLVLLAAAQVGTPLWVRPHLIEPVRYTTTITAANLGRIVAQPGGRVIDLEVRVHRPGDWILANETVDASGHAVATLPHWVIQCGPPPPGQPDRHQACFARLRRLGYRQRVSYQPASRFWSLQWREAGGYLVIAAALAGFCLWRIRRIR; this is encoded by the coding sequence ATGATCTGGCTGACCTGGCGGCAGTACCGGGTGCAGGCGCTGGTGGTGACCGCGATCGTGGTCGCGTTCGCCGCAGTGCTGCTGTGCACCGGGCCGCAACTGGCGCGGCTGGCAGACGAGTCCGGCAACTCGTTCCTGGCGCAGGCCAGCGTGGGCGGCACCGACCCGACCGTGTACCGCGTCGGCATCGGCCTGCTGTACCTGCTGCCGGGTGCCGTCGGGCTGTTCTGGGGCGCCCCGCTGGTCGCGCGGGAACTCGAGGCGAGCACGTACCGGCTGACGTGGAGCCAGAGCGTCACCCGGACCCGGTGGCTGGCCGTCAAGCTCGGCGTCAGCGCGCTGGCCGCGGCGGTGCTCGCCGGCATCGTCGGCGTCGGCTTCACCTGGTGGGCCAGCCCGATCGACACCGACCTGGACAAGGGCCTGACCGCCGGCGCCTTCTCGATGCCGCGGCTGTCGCCGCTGGTGTTCGGCGCGCACGGCATCGTGCCCGTCGGCTACGCCGTGTTCGCGCTGGCGCTCGGCGTCGCGGTCGGCCTGGTGCTCCGCCGCAGCATTCCGGCGATGGCCGTGACGCTGGTACTGCTGGCGGCCGCCCAGGTGGGCACGCCGCTGTGGGTCCGGCCGCACCTGATCGAGCCCGTTCGCTACACCACCACGATCACCGCGGCCAACCTCGGCCGGATCGTCGCGCAGCCGGGCGGCCGGGTCATCGACCTGGAGGTGCGGGTGCATCGGCCGGGCGACTGGATCCTGGCCAACGAGACGGTCGACGCGAGCGGGCACGCGGTGGCCACCCTGCCGCACTGGGTCATCCAGTGTGGGCCGCCGCCACCAGGGCAGCCCGACCGCCATCAGGCGTGCTTCGCGCGGCTGCGCCGGCTCGGTTACCGGCAGCGGGTCAGTTACCAGCCGGCGAGCCGGTTCTGGTCGCTGCAGTGGCGCGAGGCCGGCGGGTACCTCGTGATCGCCGCCGCGCTGGCGGGTTTCTGCCTCTGGCGGATCCGCCGGATCCGTTGA
- a CDS encoding MauE/DoxX family redox-associated membrane protein: MGYVEFGLRVFLAGVFAVAAGGKRGTAGRQEFVAATGRLLPSRFAGTARPVATVVRWLEWAIVLLLVVGGAGAVAGFALVLLSSIGFGLAIVAALRRGEAAPCRCFGASSAPLSRVHVARNVLLALAALAGAWLAPGGVAAIPVAPGLGVAGVLVALVAGAVAAALMVRLDEVVDLFGAASTPGAPPR, from the coding sequence ATGGGGTACGTCGAGTTCGGGCTGCGGGTGTTCCTGGCCGGGGTCTTCGCGGTCGCGGCCGGCGGCAAGCGGGGCACGGCCGGCCGGCAGGAGTTCGTCGCGGCCACCGGGCGGTTGCTGCCCAGCCGTTTCGCCGGGACCGCCCGGCCGGTGGCGACCGTGGTGCGGTGGCTCGAGTGGGCGATCGTGCTGCTCCTGGTCGTCGGGGGTGCCGGCGCCGTCGCCGGCTTCGCGCTCGTCCTGTTGTCGAGCATCGGATTCGGGCTCGCGATCGTCGCCGCGCTGCGTCGCGGGGAGGCTGCGCCGTGCCGCTGCTTCGGCGCGTCGAGCGCACCGCTGAGCCGGGTGCACGTGGCCCGCAACGTGCTGCTGGCGCTGGCCGCGCTGGCCGGTGCGTGGCTGGCACCCGGCGGCGTCGCGGCGATACCCGTCGCGCCGGGCCTGGGCGTGGCCGGGGTACTGGTCGCGCTGGTGGCGGGGGCGGTCGCGGCGGCGCTGATGGTGCGGCTCGACGAGGTGGTCGACCTGTTCGGCGCCGCGTCGACACCGGGCGCGCCGCCACGTTGA
- a CDS encoding TlpA family protein disulfide reductase — protein MNVLDAAIVLVGVIALLNLLLTLGLVRRLREHTDRLNRLSAGRVAGRPDPQLRIGDRPPEFEAATVDGRRLTGRDAPLLVGFFARRCQPCKEWVPRFARAAGALPGGRERALAVVVGTEEETADLVAQLRPAAMVVTEELDGPMGRSFGVAGYPTLYRLAEDGTVAATDPYEVVTSPVAG, from the coding sequence GTGAACGTGCTCGATGCGGCGATCGTGCTGGTCGGTGTCATCGCCCTGCTGAACCTGCTGCTGACGCTGGGGCTGGTACGCAGGTTGCGGGAACACACCGACCGGCTGAACCGACTGAGCGCCGGCAGGGTCGCCGGCCGGCCCGACCCGCAGCTGCGCATCGGTGACCGGCCGCCGGAGTTCGAGGCCGCCACCGTCGACGGTCGCCGGCTGACCGGGCGGGACGCGCCGCTGCTGGTCGGCTTCTTCGCCCGGCGCTGCCAGCCCTGCAAGGAGTGGGTGCCGCGGTTCGCCCGCGCGGCCGGGGCGCTCCCCGGTGGGCGGGAGCGCGCGCTGGCCGTCGTCGTCGGTACCGAGGAGGAGACAGCGGACCTGGTCGCGCAGCTTCGGCCGGCGGCGATGGTGGTCACCGAGGAGCTGGACGGCCCGATGGGCCGGTCGTTCGGGGTGGCGGGCTATCCGACCCTGTACCGGCTCGCGGAGGACGGCACCGTCGCGGCCACCGACCCGTACGAGGTGGTCACGAGCCCGGTGGCGGGATGA
- a CDS encoding ABC transporter ATP-binding protein: protein MSGRPTESGLGPARACRYLRVALGLAVRAAPGGLAALVVLAVLAGLLPVATAWLLKLVLDGLVRHGLGGVLVWLGVLLALLGVARTVLPRAASYAKSQLGRATRLVAFDRLFTRVVSRLRGLARLEDPRFHDRLQLAQHNGSYAPSRVVTNAIGIGESVLTLGGFLGTLLVVNPWLAAALAVAVIPTARAELLLSRRRARAMLRIGHAERRQLFYAGLLSNPREAKEIRLFGLGPFFRDRMLRELRTANGTQQALDRRDLAVQAGLGLMGAVIAGGGLVWAIDAARHGRISVGDVSVFVAAVAGVQSGLSQIVQGLALTHQALLMLDHYQAVVTVQPDLPAPAEPSAVPALGHAIELRDVWFRYGPDRPWVLRGVDLTIPAGSSLALVGLNGAGKSTIVKLLCRLYDPSRGSIHWDGLDLRDLDPDRLRERIGAVFQDFVQYELPARENIGVGDLSVFDDSTRIERAARLAGIHETLAALPAGYDTPLTRMFQDNADRDDPETGVLLSGGQGQRLALARAFLRDRRDLLILDEPSAGLDADAEATVHARIREHRRHRTSLLISHRLNTVRDADRIVVLAGGRLAEQGDHASLIELGGEYARLFALQARGYAEPVRSAP, encoded by the coding sequence ATGAGCGGGCGGCCGACCGAGTCGGGTCTGGGCCCGGCGCGCGCGTGCCGGTACCTGCGGGTGGCGCTCGGCCTCGCGGTGCGGGCGGCGCCGGGCGGTCTGGCGGCGCTGGTGGTGCTGGCGGTGCTGGCCGGGCTCCTCCCGGTCGCGACCGCGTGGCTGCTCAAACTGGTGCTCGACGGGTTGGTGCGGCACGGGTTGGGCGGGGTGCTGGTCTGGCTCGGCGTCCTGCTGGCCCTGCTCGGGGTGGCCCGGACGGTGCTGCCACGGGCCGCGTCGTACGCGAAGTCGCAGTTGGGGCGGGCGACCCGGCTGGTGGCGTTCGACCGGCTCTTCACCCGGGTGGTCTCCCGGCTGCGCGGCCTGGCACGGCTGGAGGATCCGCGGTTCCACGATCGGCTGCAACTGGCCCAGCACAACGGTTCGTACGCGCCGAGCCGGGTGGTCACCAACGCGATCGGCATCGGGGAGAGCGTGCTGACCCTCGGCGGGTTCCTCGGCACCCTGCTCGTCGTCAACCCGTGGCTGGCGGCGGCGCTGGCGGTGGCGGTGATACCGACCGCGCGGGCGGAGCTGCTGCTCAGCCGCCGCCGGGCACGGGCCATGCTGCGGATCGGCCACGCCGAGCGGCGCCAGCTGTTCTACGCCGGCCTGCTGAGCAACCCGCGGGAGGCCAAGGAGATCCGGCTGTTCGGGCTCGGGCCGTTCTTCCGGGACCGGATGCTTCGCGAGCTGCGGACGGCGAACGGCACCCAGCAGGCGCTGGACCGGCGCGACCTGGCGGTGCAGGCCGGCCTCGGGCTGATGGGTGCGGTGATCGCCGGTGGCGGGCTGGTCTGGGCGATCGACGCAGCCCGGCACGGACGGATCTCGGTCGGTGACGTCAGCGTCTTCGTTGCCGCGGTCGCCGGCGTGCAGAGCGGCCTGTCGCAGATCGTGCAGGGGCTCGCCCTGACCCACCAGGCGCTGCTGATGCTGGATCACTACCAGGCGGTGGTGACCGTGCAACCGGACCTGCCGGCACCGGCCGAGCCGTCGGCGGTGCCGGCGTTGGGCCACGCCATCGAGCTGCGCGACGTGTGGTTCCGCTACGGCCCGGACCGGCCGTGGGTGCTGCGCGGGGTGGACCTGACGATCCCGGCCGGCAGCTCGCTCGCCCTGGTCGGGCTCAACGGGGCGGGCAAGAGCACCATCGTCAAGCTGCTGTGCCGGCTGTACGACCCGAGCCGCGGCAGCATCCACTGGGACGGGCTCGACCTGCGCGATCTCGACCCGGACCGGCTGCGGGAGCGGATCGGTGCGGTGTTCCAGGACTTCGTGCAGTACGAGCTGCCGGCCCGGGAGAACATCGGCGTCGGTGATCTGAGCGTGTTCGACGACAGTACCCGGATCGAGCGGGCGGCCCGGCTGGCCGGCATTCACGAGACGCTGGCGGCGCTGCCCGCGGGGTACGACACCCCGCTGACCCGGATGTTCCAGGACAACGCCGACCGGGACGACCCGGAGACCGGCGTGCTGCTGTCCGGCGGTCAGGGGCAGCGGCTGGCGCTGGCCCGGGCGTTCCTGCGGGACCGGCGGGACCTGCTGATCCTGGACGAACCGAGCGCCGGCCTGGACGCCGACGCGGAGGCGACCGTCCACGCCAGGATCCGGGAGCACCGGCGGCACCGCACCAGCCTGCTGATCTCGCACCGGCTCAACACGGTACGAGACGCGGACCGGATCGTGGTCCTCGCCGGTGGCCGGCTCGCCGAGCAGGGCGATCATGCCAGCCTGATCGAACTCGGTGGGGAGTACGCGCGGCTGTTCGCCCTGCAGGCCCGCGGCTACGCCGAGCCGGTCCGGTCGGCGCCGTGA
- a CDS encoding S26 family signal peptidase, whose protein sequence is MIGGVIGGVIGGVIGGVVLSIVAGGAVVGALGWWLRRRVLVVTVRGSSMSPTYRDGDRLLVRRLAPDRAARIALGGRVVVADPPVTGPLPGPASAIGRPRGLRVPAPAPGRVVKRVVATAGDPVPAGFPGAGGRLPAGMVLLAGDNPVASRDSRQYGPLPRDRVVGVVAGRAAVSAAWWRRGR, encoded by the coding sequence GTGATCGGCGGCGTGATCGGCGGCGTGATCGGCGGCGTGATCGGCGGCGTGGTGCTGTCGATCGTGGCTGGCGGGGCCGTCGTGGGCGCACTCGGGTGGTGGCTGCGCCGCCGGGTGCTCGTGGTCACCGTGCGCGGGTCGAGCATGTCGCCGACCTACCGGGACGGTGACCGGCTGCTCGTCCGGCGGCTGGCGCCGGACCGGGCGGCCCGGATCGCCCTGGGCGGCCGGGTCGTGGTCGCCGACCCGCCGGTCACCGGGCCGCTGCCCGGACCCGCCTCGGCGATCGGGCGCCCGCGGGGGCTGCGGGTGCCCGCCCCGGCACCGGGCCGCGTCGTCAAGCGCGTCGTCGCCACCGCCGGGGACCCGGTGCCGGCCGGGTTCCCCGGGGCGGGCGGCCGGCTGCCGGCCGGGATGGTGCTGTTGGCCGGCGACAACCCGGTCGCGAGCCGTGACTCGCGGCAGTACGGGCCGCTGCCGCGGGACCGCGTCGTGGGCGTGGTGGCCGGGCGCGCCGCGGTCAGCGCAGCGTGGTGGAGGCGCGGACGATGA
- a CDS encoding LacI family DNA-binding transcriptional regulator, translated as MRVTIRDVARAAGVSVSTASRALTGARPVGEQIAVRVRDAATALGYRQNRVASALRTQRTDTIGMVVPQISNPFYPVLVEAIERCLGDDNRQLLLCDAQRDATVESSRIHALADRQVDGLIVAPVSTVASAAALTAIAGEVPVVQVDRSVADTALDWVGVDDVAGLRLLTEHLAEVGARTAVLVGTVSESSAGRTRLAEFGPAAARHGLSTAEPLLGAYGVEWGVRAVDQLRARGALPDAIVCVNDEIALGVLQGLRAAGISVPGEVVVTGFDDNGFAALADPPLTTVRQPHQQIAAECLRLLDRPRGGPTRRIALAPSLIVRASTTLR; from the coding sequence GTGCGCGTCACCATCCGCGACGTGGCCCGCGCGGCCGGTGTGTCGGTGTCGACCGCGTCCCGGGCGCTGACCGGCGCCCGCCCCGTCGGCGAACAGATCGCCGTCCGGGTCCGGGACGCCGCCACCGCACTCGGCTACCGGCAGAACCGGGTCGCCAGCGCGCTGCGCACCCAGCGCACCGACACCATCGGGATGGTCGTCCCGCAGATCTCCAACCCGTTCTACCCGGTCCTGGTCGAGGCGATCGAACGCTGCCTGGGCGACGACAACCGGCAGTTGCTGCTGTGCGACGCGCAGCGCGACGCCACCGTCGAGTCGTCCCGCATCCACGCCCTCGCCGACCGGCAGGTCGACGGCCTGATCGTGGCGCCCGTCAGTACGGTCGCCAGCGCCGCCGCGCTGACCGCGATCGCCGGTGAGGTCCCGGTGGTCCAGGTCGACCGTTCGGTCGCCGACACCGCGCTGGACTGGGTCGGCGTCGACGACGTCGCCGGCCTGCGGCTGCTCACCGAACACCTCGCCGAGGTCGGCGCCCGCACCGCCGTGCTGGTCGGTACCGTCTCCGAGTCGTCCGCCGGCCGGACCCGGCTCGCCGAGTTCGGACCGGCCGCCGCCCGGCACGGGCTGTCGACCGCCGAACCGCTGCTCGGCGCCTACGGCGTCGAGTGGGGCGTGCGCGCCGTCGACCAGCTGCGTGCGCGCGGCGCGCTGCCGGACGCGATCGTCTGCGTCAACGACGAGATCGCCCTCGGCGTACTGCAGGGCCTGCGGGCGGCCGGCATCTCGGTGCCCGGCGAAGTGGTCGTCACCGGGTTCGACGACAACGGCTTCGCCGCCCTGGCCGACCCGCCGCTGACCACCGTGCGCCAGCCGCACCAGCAGATCGCCGCCGAGTGCCTGCGGCTGCTGGACCGCCCCCGCGGCGGCCCCACGCGGCGCATCGCGCTGGCGCCGTCGCTCATCGTCCGCGCCTCCACCACGCTGCGCTGA